Within bacterium, the genomic segment AAGGCGAGCGGCGTCTTGTCGCCGTCGAACATGAACGCGACCAGCACTTTGCCGGTCCAGTTCTTCCTCGCAATCAGGTCTGTCCTCACTTCAACTCCTTCTGCGGGCTTCCTGCCCGCACGTCAATCTTATGCAGTAACAGGGTGTCCTGTCAAGCTGTGCCGACCGCGGCTCCTGCCCGCGTCTTTTCTTCCTTCAGGACCTTGCTCAAGACCCACGTGACCGCCACGGCCAGCACGATTCGCGGTACCAGGATCCAGAAGATGTTCGCACCCAGCACCAGGAATATGGCGGTGTCCTCAAACAACCCATGGCACAATGCCAGGAACGTGGCCACGAGCGTAATCTGCTTGGCATCAAGCTGCCCCTCGCGTGCGGTCTCGATTACGACTCCCGCCCCGAATACGATGCCGAATACGTTGCCGGCCAGCCACGGCATGCCTGCCTCCGGCTTCAGACCGATGAACCTGGTCGCGGCACCGATCGCGCGAAGTGTCTTCTCCATCAGCCCGTAACGCCGCCCCAGCTCGAGGATGATAAAGATGCCGACCAGCACGAGGAACATCTTGAGGCCGGTGTCCAACAACAGGCCCCGCGCCCAGTTTCCCAGTGCCGGCCCGATGCCGACATAGTGCATCTGCGCCATCTGCGCCAGTCGGGCCGCGTCCGCAGCCCCGGTGGTGCCGGTCTTGACGATGAGCCGGCTCAACCCCACCCCGGCGAGGAGCGAAAGCACCAGCCTTATGAACCAGAGCAGCCACCACTTGGCCCGTATCTGGAAGAACACGGCGGTTTCCAGAATCTGCGAGTGTGACAGCAGCAGCATGAGGCTGAGCACGGTGAGCTGCGCGGACGTTATCTTGAGCGCGGTGACCGCGCCCAGCCCGGCGTAGAGGTTGATAAGGTTGCCGATAATCAGTGCGAGCGCGGCTTCGCCGGGCAGCCCGAAGTGCTTCATCAGCGGCGCCATGAATTCGGCAAATAACCTGATGACGGAGGTGTACTTGAGCAAGGTGACAAAGGTGAAGACCGGGGCCACGATCAGCATCAGCTTCAGGAATGCCCGGACCCCATGCCACGCACCAAGGGCGGTCGTCCGGCCAAACGACGTCTGCGGCGGTGCCGTCTTCTCGCCGCTCATCCCCCGCCCCCCTCGAAAACTTCCAGCGACGCGACGCCATCGCGGATGACACCATAGGTAAAACT encodes:
- a CDS encoding nucleoside recognition domain-containing protein, yielding MSGEKTAPPQTSFGRTTALGAWHGVRAFLKLMLIVAPVFTFVTLLKYTSVIRLFAEFMAPLMKHFGLPGEAALALIIGNLINLYAGLGAVTALKITSAQLTVLSLMLLLSHSQILETAVFFQIRAKWWLLWFIRLVLSLLAGVGLSRLIVKTGTTGAADAARLAQMAQMHYVGIGPALGNWARGLLLDTGLKMFLVLVGIFIILELGRRYGLMEKTLRAIGAATRFIGLKPEAGMPWLAGNVFGIVFGAGVVIETAREGQLDAKQITLVATFLALCHGLFEDTAIFLVLGANIFWILVPRIVLAVAVTWVLSKVLKEEKTRAGAAVGTA